The DNA segment GTGGCGGTGCCGAGCACGGTGCACTGCGACCATTTGATCCGCGCGGAGAGCGGCGCCGCCGCGGACATGCAGCGCGCGATCGACGAGAACCGCGAGGTCTACGACTTCCTCCACTCGACCTCGAGGAAGTACGGCATCGGCTTCTGGAAGCCCGGCGCCGGCATCATCCATCAGGTCGTGCTCGAGAACTACGCCTTCCCGGGCGGGCTCATGATCGGCGCGGATTCCCACACCCCGAACGCGGGCGGCCTCGGCATGGCCGCCATCGGCGTCGGCGGCGCCGACTGCGGCGAGGCGATGGCCGGGCTCGCCTGGGAGGTGCTCGATCCGAAGCTGATCGGCGTGCACCTCACCGGCAAGCTCTCGGGCTGGAGCTCGCCCAAGGACGTCATCACCTATCTGTGCGGGCTGCTGACCGTGAAGGGTGGCACCAACAAGATCATCGAGTACTTCGGACCGGGCGCCGAATCGATCAGCGCCACCGGCAAGGGCACCATCTGCAACATGGGCGCGGAGCTGGGGGCCACCACCTCGCTCTTCCACTTCGACGACCGCATGGCCGCCTACCTGCGCGCCACCGATCGGGCCGACATCGCGCGGCTGGCCGAGCAGCACCGCCAGCACCTGGTGGCCGATCCCGAGGCGATCCGCGATCCGCGGAAGTTCTACGACGAGGTAGTGGAGATCGATCTCTCCGAGCTCGAGCCCCACATCGTCGGTCCGCACTCGCCGGACCGGGCGCGGCCCGTCTCCAAGCTGGCCGCGGAAGTAAAGAAGGAAGGCTGGCCGGCCACCATCAAGCAGGCCCTGATCGGCTCGTGCACCAACTCCTCCTACGAGGACATGCGGCGGGCCGCCCACATCGCCATGCAGGCGTTGAAGGCGGGCATCAAGGCCAAGACCCCGTTCCTGGTCACGCCGGGCTCCGAGCGCATCTATCAGACGATCAAGCGCGACGGCATCATGGAGACCTTCCAGCGGATCGGGGGCACCGTGCTCGCCAACGCGTGCGGGCCCTGCATCGGCCAGTGGAAGCGGAGCGATGTGGGCAAGGAGGAGACCAACACCATCGTCTCCTCGTTCAACCGCAACTTCCCGGGGCGCAACGACGGCAGCGCGTCGACGCTGTCGTTCCTGACCAGCCCCGAGATCGTCACCGCGCTGGCCTTCGGGGGCACGCTCGAGTTCGATCCGGTGCACGGGACGATTCCCGGTCCCGACGGCAAGCCGTTCCGCTTCACCGCGCCGGAGGGCGAGGAGCTGCCCGCGCAGGGCTTCGTGAAGGGCGAGGAGGGCTTCGAGGCGCCCGCCACCGACGGCGACAAGATCCAGGTGGCCATCTCGCCGACGAGCGAGCGCCTGCAGCTCCTGCAGCCGTTCCCGCGCTGGGATCGCCGGGATTTCGGTGAACTTCCCATCTTAGTGAAGACTAAGGGCAAGACCACCACCGACCACATCTCGCCCGCCGGCGCCTGGCTCCGCTTCCGCGGCCACCTCGACCGGATCAGCGACAACATGTTCCTGGGCGCGGTCAACGCCTTCACCGGGGAAGCCGGCAAGGGCGCCAATCCGGTCACCGGCCAGGTGGCCACCTTCACCGCCAACGCGCGGGACCTGAAAGCGCGCGGCGTCAGCTGGGTCGTGATCGGCGACGAGAACTACGGCGAAGGATCGAGCCGCGAGCACGCCGCCATGTCCCCGCGCTACCTCGGGTGCAAGGTGGTGATCGTGCGGAGCTTCGCGCGCATTCACGAGACGAATCTCAAGAAGCAGGGCATCCTGCCGCTGACGTTCGCCAAGGCCGGCGACTACGACCTCTTCGAGCAGGCCGACCGCGTGTCCGTGCGCGGCCTCGCCACGCTGACGCCGGGCACGCCGGTGGAGGTGGTCATTCACAAGCCGGACGGCAAGACGGTCAGCATCCAGTGCCTGCACACGATGACCGACGAGCAGATCGGGTGGTTCAAGGCGGGCTCAGCCCTGAACGCCCTCACATAACTCAGAGCAAGGGAGACGGTCCAATGGCGGCAGCGAGAGTCAAGATCCCGGCGGGCGAGAAGATCACCATCGGCCACGGCAAGCTGCAGGTTCCCGACCATCCGATCGTCGCCTTCATCGAGGGCGACGGCACCGGCCCGGACATCTGGGCCGCGTCGGTGCGCGTGCTGGACGCCGCGGTGGCCCAGGCCTACAAGGGCAAGCGCAAGATCGCGTGGGCCGAAGTCTACGCGGGCGAGAAGGCGGCGACGGTGTACGGAACGGACTGCCCGCCGAACCTGCTACCCCCCGAGACCCTCGACGTGATCCGTCAGTACCTGGTGGCGATCAAGGGCCCGCTCACCACTCCGGTGGGTGAGGGCTTCCGCTCGCTCAACGTGACCCTGCGCCAGGAGCTGGACCTCTACGTGTGCCTGCGGCCGGTGCGCTGGTTCAAGGGCGTGCCCTCCCCGGTGAAGCACCCCGAGAAGATCGACATGGTGATCTTCCGGGAGAACACCGAGGACATCTATGCGGGCATCGAGTGGGAGCAGGGAACGCCGGAGGCGAAGAAGGTGATCGACTTCCTCCAGAAGGAGATGGGGGTCAAGAAGATCCGCTTCCCCAACACCTCCTCGATCGGCGTCAAGCCGGTCTCCAAGGAGGGATCCGAGCGGCTGATCCGGGCCGCGATGCGCTACGCGGTGGAGAACGGGCGCCGCAACGTGACCCTCGTGCACAAGGGCAACATCCAGAAGTACACCGAGGGGATGTTCATGAAGTGGGGCTACGCGCTGGCCAAGCGTGAGTTCTCCGACCGGCTGGTGGGCTGGGACGACTGCGGCGGCAAGCCGCCGGCGGGGAAGATGCTGGTCAAGGACGCCATCACCGACGCGTTCCTGCAGCAGATCCTCACCCGGCCCGACGAGTTCGACGTGATCCCGTGCTGCAACCTGACCGGGGACCTGATCTCGGACGCCCTCGCCGCGCAGGTGGGCGGCATCGGCATCGCTCCCGGCGCCAACATCAACTACGACACGGGTCACGCGCTGTTCGAGGCCACCCACGGGACCGCGCCAAAGTACGCGGGCCAGGACAAGGTCAATCCGGGCTCGGTCATCCTCTCCGGCGAGATGATGCTGCGCTACATGGGCTGGACCGAAGCGGCGGACCGGGTGGTCGCCGGCCTGGAGAAGACCATCGGCCAGAAGGTCGTGACCTACGACTTCGCCCGCCTGATGGACGGCGCCAAGGAAGTGAAGTGCTCGGAGTTCGGCACCGCGATCGTCCGGAACATGGAGTCGATGTGATGGCAGCGCGGCCCAAGATCTCGGTCATCGGCGCCGGCAACGTCGGCGCCTCCGTGGCCCAGTACGCGGTGGAGCGCGAGCTGGGCGACGTGGTGCTGGTCGACGTGGTCGAGGGCATCCCGCAGGGGAAGGCGCTGGACCTGGCCCAGGCCGGGCCGGTGCACGGCTACGACTCGAGCCTGGTCGGTAGCAACGGTTACGACGAGACCGCGGACTCCGATATCGTGGTGATCACCGCCGGCCTGGCCCGCAAGCCGGGCATGACCCGCGACGACCTCCTGTTCAAGAATGCGGAGATCGTGGGCTCGGTGGTGGAGCAGGTGGTGAAGCGCTCGAAGCAGGCGATCCTGATCCTGGTCACCAACCCGCTCGACGCGATGGTGCAGCTGGCCTGGAAGAAATCGGGCTTTCCGGCCGAGCGGGTCATCGGCATGGCGGGTGTGCTCGACTCCGCGCGCTTCCGCACCTTCATCGCGCGCGAGCTGGACGTGTCGGTGGAGAACGTGACCGCCTTCGTGCTGGGCGGCCACGGCGACTCCATGGTGCCGCTGCCGCGCTACTCCACGGTGGCGGGCATCCCGATCACTGATCTCTTGCCCGCCGACCGGATCCAGGCCCTGGTGACCCGGACCGCCAACGGCGGGGCGGAGATCGTGGCGTTCCTCAAGTCGGGCAGCGCCTACTACGCGCCCGCGGCCTCCGCGGTGGAGATGGTGGAGGCCATCCTCAAGGACAAGAAGAAGATCCTGCCCTGCGCGGCCTATCTCGACGGGCAGTACGGCACCAGGGGTCTCTACGTGGGGGTCCCGGTGAAGCTGGGCCGCAAGGGGGTCGAGCAGATCATCGAGATCAAGCTGCAGAAGGACGAGCAGGCCGCCTTCGACAAGTCGGCCGCGGCGGTGCGCGAGCTGGTCGAGAAGCTGAAGCTCTAGTCCGCCATGCGCGAGATCCACGTCTCCTCCATCGTCGACGCGGTCAAGAAACTCTGCATGGAGGCGAACTATTCGCTGGAGCCCGACATGCTGCGGGCCTTCGCGGGCGCGCTCGAGAAGGAGCGCTCCCCGGCGGGCCGGCAGGTGCTGCAGATCCTCCAGCAGAACGCGGAGCTGGCGCGGACGAAGAAGATCCCGTACTGCCAGGACACCGGCTTCGTGGTCTGCTTCGTCGAGCTGGGGCAGGACGTGCACGTGACCGGTGGCGGCCTCTACGAGGCGATCAACGATGGGGTGCGGCAGGGGTACCAGGAAGGATACCTGCGCGCGTCGATCGTCCGCTCGCCCTTCGACCGGGTGAACACCGGCGACAACACGCCCGCGGTGATCCACCTGGACGTGGTGGCCGGGTCGGAGCTCAAGATCTCGATCATGGCCAAGGGGGGCGGCTGCGAGAACCGCTCGAAGTACAAGATGCTCACTCCCGCCGAGGGCGTGGAGGGCGTCAAGGAGTGGATCCTCGAGTGCATCCGCACCGCCGGTCCCGACGCCTGCCCGCCGCTCATCGCGGGGGTCGGCGTCGGCGGCACCTTCGAGCAGGCGGCACGGCTCAGCAAGAAGGCGCTCTTCCGCGAGCTGGGCGCGTCCCACCCGGATCCGGCGGTGGCCGCGATCGAACGCGAGGTCCTGGACCGCGCCAACCGACTCGGCATCGGCCCGCAGGGCTACGGCGGCGACACCACCGCGTTCGGCATCCACATCCTCACGTACCCGTGTCACATCACCAGCCTCCCGGTCGCGGTGACCATCGAGTGCCACGCGCACCGGCACAAGGAGGCGGTGCTGTGATCACGACCGGGACCGACGGGATCAAGGAGGTGACGCCGCCGCTCAGCGACGAGGACGTCGCCTCGCTGAAGGCGGGCGACCGCGTGCGGATCACCGGCGTGATGTACACCGCCCGCGACGCGGCCCACGCGCGCTTGCTGCCGCTGATGGAGGCGGGGACGCCGCTGCCCATCGACGTGCGCGGCCAGATCATCTACTACACGGGCCCCTCGCCGGCGCGCCCGGGCCACGTGGTCGGCTCCATCGGCCCGACCACCGGCGGGCGCATGGACAAATTCACCCCGAAGCTGCTGAGCCTGGGCCTCAAGGGCACCTTGGGCAAGGGCGCCCGCTCGCAGCCGGTGAAGGACGCGCTTCGCCAGCACAAGGCGGTCTACTTCGGGGCGATCGGGGGCGCGGGCGCGGTGCTCTCCGCCTTCGTGAAGAAGCTCGAGGTGGTGGCCTACGAGGACCTCGGCACCGAGGCGATCCGCCGGCTCGAGGTCGCGGGATTTCCCGCCATCGTGGTCAACGACTGCCACGGCGGCGATCTCTACCAGGATGGCATGAAGGCTTACGCGAGGGAGGAGCGGTCATGAACGGGGCAACCGCGCAGAGGCAGGGCGGACGCATCCTCGGGGAGGCGCGCGCGCCGATCGCGGCCGCGACGCTGCGCCGGGATTCGTGGTGGGCGCTGCCGGTGACGGTGGTGGTGGTGCTGCTGGCCTTCATCATCTACTCGACGTGGGCCGCGTTCCAGAACGCGCACTACTTCGCGGACCCGTACCTGTCGCCCTTCTATTCCCCGTGCATCACCAAGGCCTGCCTGCATCACAGCTTCGGCTCGTGGACCGTGCCGGACGTGTCGCTGCCGATCGTCGGCGTGCTGTCGCCCGCGTTCCTGATCCTGGCCGGCCCGGGCCTCTTCCGGCTGAGCTGCTACTACTACCGCAAGGCCTACTACCGCTCGTTCTGGCTGGCTCCGCCCGCGTGCGCGGTGCGGGACACCAAGGCCGGCTACACCGGGGAGACCCGCTTCCCCCTGTTCCTGCAGAACTTCCACCGCTACATCTGGTACGTCGCGGTGCTCTTCATCGGGATGCTCACCTGGGACGCGATCCTCGCCTTCCGCTTCCCGGACGGCTTCGGCATCGGGGTCGGCACCATCGTCATGTGGATCAACGTGCTGTTCCTGGCCGGGTACACCTTCTCCTGCCACTCCTGCCGCCACGTGTGCGGCGGCCACGTGGACGTCTTCTCCAAGGCCCCCGCGCGGTACGGAGTCTGGAAGTTCTTCACCCGGCTCAACGAGCGGCACCCGATGTTCGCCTGGCTCTCGCTGTTCAGCGTGGGCCTGACGGATCTCTACATCCGGCTGGTCTCGATGGGGATCATCCGCGACTGGAGGATCATCTGATGGCGACCGTCGAATACGAGACCCACGAGCACGACGTCCTGGTCATCGGCGCGGGCGGCGCCGGGCTGCGGGCGGCCATCGAGGCGGCGGCCCAGGGCGTGTCGGTCGGGCTGGTCTGCAAGTCGCTCCTCGGCAAGGCCCACACCGTCATGGCCGAGGGCGGGATCGCCGCCGCGATGGGCAACGTGTGGCCGGAGGACAACTGGCAGGTCCACTTCCGCGACACCATGCGCGGCGGCAAGATGCTGAACAACTGGCGCATGGCCCAGCTTCACGCCCAGGAGAGCCCGGAGCGCGTGCTGGAGCTCGAGCGCTACGGCGCGCTCTTCGACCGGACCAAGGACGGGCTCATCTCGCAGCGCGACTTCGGCGGCCACCGCTACGCGCGGCTGGCCCACGTGGGCGACCGCACCGGGCTCGAGATGATCCGCACGCTCCAGTACCACGCGATCCACCAGGCCATCGAGGTGTACATGGAGTGCAAGATCGAGCGCCTGCTCAAGGACGGCGACCGGGTGTGCGGGGCCTTCGGCTACTGGCGCAACACCGGCAAGTTCGTCCTCTTCAAGGCCAAGGCCATCGTGCTGGCCACCGGCGGCATCGGCAAGGCGTGGAAGTACACCTCGAACTCCTGGGAGTACAGCGGCGACGGCCACTCGCTCGCCTTCTGGGCGGGCGCGGACCTCATCGACATGGAGTTCGTGCAGTTCCACCCGACCGGGATGGTGTGGCCCCCCTCGGTGCGCGGCATCCTGGTGACCGAGGGCGTGCGCGGCGACGGCGGGACGCTGAAGAACACCGCGGGCGAGCGGTTCATGTTCAACTACATCCCCGAGTTCTTCAAGGCCGAGACCGCGGACAGCCAGGAGGAGGCCGACCGCTGGTACCAGGACAAGAAGAACAACCGGCGGACCCCGGATCTCCTGCCGCGCGACGAGGTGGCCCGCGCCATCAATTCCGAGGTGAAGGCGGGCCGCGGGACCGTGCACGGCGGGGTGTTCCTCGACATCTGCACGCGGCGCGACGCCGATTACATCCGCAAGCGCCTGCCCTCGATGTACCACCAGTTCAAGGAGCTGGCCGGCGTCGACATCACCAAGGAGCCGATGGAGGTGGGGCCCACCATGCACTACGTCATGGGCGGGGTGCGGGTGGACGCCGACTCCACCGCGGCCACCGTGCCCGGCCTCTTCGCGGCCGGCGAGGTGGCGGGCGGGCTCCACGGCAGCAACCGCCTCGGCGGCAACTCCCTCGGCGACCTGCTCGTGTTCGGGCGCCGGGCCGGGCTGCACGCCGCGCTCTACTGCAAGAACCTGGGCGGTCGGCTCACGGTGGACGGCGGTCAGGTGGAGTCCATCGCGCGCACCCTGCTCGAGCCCTTCACCCGCTCGGGCAGCGAGAATCCGTACACCATCCAGGCCGACCTGCAGGACACCATGCACAACCTGGTCGGCATCATCCGGGTCGAGGCCGAGCTCCAACAGGCGCTCGAGAAGCTCGCGGTGCTCAAGCAGCGCGCGGCCCGGGTGCACGTCGACGGCGGCCGCGTCTACAACCCGGGCTGGCACGTGGCGCTGGACCTGGCCTCGCTCCTGACCGTGTCGGAATGCTGCGCGCTCGCCGCGCTGGAGCGCAAGGAGAGCCGGGGCGGCCACACCCGCGAGGACCACCCGTACACCGACGACACCTGGGGGGCGGTCAATCTGGTCTCCCGGCAGCAGGGCGACCGGATCGATCTGCGGCGCGAGCCGCTGCCCCAGATGCCTCCCGAGCTGAAGGCCCTCGTCCAGGAGAGGCAGTGATGGCAAAGACCTTCACGATGCGGGTGTTCCGCGGCGACGCCGCCGGCGGCGACTTCAAGGAGTACACCGTCGAGGGTGGCGAGGGGATGGTGGTGCTGGACGTGGTCCACCGGATCCAGGCCACCCACGCCCCCGACCTGGCGTGCCGGTGGAACTGCAAGGCGGGCAAGTGCGGCTCGTGCAGCGCGGAGATCAACGGCAAGCCGCGGCTGATGTGCATGACCCGCATGGACATCTTCGAGGAGAACGAGGTCGTGTCGGTCGCGCCGATGCGGACGTTCCCGATCATCCGCGACCTGGTGACCGACGTCTCCTACAACTACGAGAAGGCCAAGCAGGTGCCGCCGCTGCGCCTGAAGCCCGCGGATCCGGACGGCCGCTACCGGATGATGCAGGAGGACGTGGAGCGCGGCCAGGAATTCCACAAGTGCATCGAGTGCTTCCTGTGCCAGAACGTCTGCCACGTTATCCGCGACCACGAAGGCCTCAAGAAGTCCTTCTCGGGCCCGCGTTTCTTCATCAAGATCGCCGGGCTCGAGATGCATCCGATGGACACCCGCGACCGGACCGACTTCGTGCGCGAGCAGGCCGGGGTCGGGTTCTGCAACATCACCAAGTGCTGCACCGAGGTCTGCCCGGAGCACATCCACATCACCGACAACGGCATCATCCCGATGAAGGAGCGGATGGCCGACAACTTCGACCCGGTGGTGTGGGTGCTGCGGAAGATCAGGGGCTCCAAGAAAGCCGCGCCCTGACCGCATGAAGATCCACGAGTACCAGGGCAAGGCCATCCTCAAGGCCTACGGCGTCGCCGTGCCCGCCGGCGACGTGGCGGACACCCCCGCGCAGGCGCGCGCCATCGCGCAGCGGCTCAATGGCCGAGTCGTCGTCAAGGCGCAGGTGCACGCGGGCGGCCGCGGCAAGGCGGGCGGCGTGAAGCTGGCCGACGATCCGGCGGGCGCCGAGGCGGCGGCCGGGCAGATCCTCGGCATGATGCTGAAGACGCCGCAGACCCCGCCCGAGGGCATCAAGGTGCTGAAAGTCCTCGTCGAGGAGGCCTCCCCGATCGCCAGCGAGCTCTATCTCTCGATGACGCTCGACCGAGGCAAGGGCACCCACGTGGTGATGGCCTCGCGGGCCGGCGGCATGGACATCGAGGAGGTCGCGGCCACCCATCCGGAGAAGATCCTCCGCGAGTGGACCGACCCGGCGCTGGGCCTGCAGGCCTTCCAGGCGCGCAGCCTCGCCTTCGGGCTCGGCCTCTCCGGCGACCCCCACAAGCAGGGCGTGGCCTTGATCGCCAACCTCTTCCGCGCCTACCTCGACAAGGATTGCTCGCTGGCGGAGATCAATCCCCTCGTGGTCACCCGCGACGGCCGGGTGATGGCGCTCGACGCCAAGCTCAACTTCGACGACAACGCGCTCTACCGCCACAAGGACGTGGTGGCCATGCGCGACGTCAACGAGGAGACGCCGCTGGACGTCGAGGCCTCGAAGTACAGCCTCAACTACATCAAGCTGGACGGCAACGTCGGCTGCATGGTGAACGGGGCGGGGCTGGCCATGGCCACGATGGACATCATCAAGCTGGCCGGCGGTGAGCCCGCGAACTTCCTCGACGTGGGCGGCGGCGCCTCCCCCGAGCAGATCGAGAACGCCTTCCGTATCCTGTCGTCGGACCCGAGCGTGAAGGCGGTCTTCATCAACGTCTTCGGAGGCATTCTTCGAGTGGACCGGCTCGCCGAGGGGATCATCGCCGCGGTGAAGACGCTCGGCCTCAAGCTGCCGGTGGTCCTGCGCGCCGAGGGCACCAACGTCGAGCAGGGCAAGAAGATGCTCGCCGAGTCCGGCCTCGCGCTGGTCATGGCCAACGACATGGGCGAGGGCGCGAAGAAAGTCGTCGAGCTGGCCCGGAGCTCGCGCCCGTGAGCATTCTGGTCAGTC comes from the Candidatus Methylomirabilota bacterium genome and includes:
- a CDS encoding fumarate hydratase — its product is MREIHVSSIVDAVKKLCMEANYSLEPDMLRAFAGALEKERSPAGRQVLQILQQNAELARTKKIPYCQDTGFVVCFVELGQDVHVTGGGLYEAINDGVRQGYQEGYLRASIVRSPFDRVNTGDNTPAVIHLDVVAGSELKISIMAKGGGCENRSKYKMLTPAEGVEGVKEWILECIRTAGPDACPPLIAGVGVGGTFEQAARLSKKALFRELGASHPDPAVAAIEREVLDRANRLGIGPQGYGGDTTAFGIHILTYPCHITSLPVAVTIECHAHRHKEAVL
- a CDS encoding Fe-S-containing hydro-lyase, whose amino-acid sequence is MITTGTDGIKEVTPPLSDEDVASLKAGDRVRITGVMYTARDAAHARLLPLMEAGTPLPIDVRGQIIYYTGPSPARPGHVVGSIGPTTGGRMDKFTPKLLSLGLKGTLGKGARSQPVKDALRQHKAVYFGAIGGAGAVLSAFVKKLEVVAYEDLGTEAIRRLEVAGFPAIVVNDCHGGDLYQDGMKAYAREERS
- the sucC gene encoding ADP-forming succinate--CoA ligase subunit beta, which translates into the protein MKIHEYQGKAILKAYGVAVPAGDVADTPAQARAIAQRLNGRVVVKAQVHAGGRGKAGGVKLADDPAGAEAAAGQILGMMLKTPQTPPEGIKVLKVLVEEASPIASELYLSMTLDRGKGTHVVMASRAGGMDIEEVAATHPEKILREWTDPALGLQAFQARSLAFGLGLSGDPHKQGVALIANLFRAYLDKDCSLAEINPLVVTRDGRVMALDAKLNFDDNALYRHKDVVAMRDVNEETPLDVEASKYSLNYIKLDGNVGCMVNGAGLAMATMDIIKLAGGEPANFLDVGGGASPEQIENAFRILSSDPSVKAVFINVFGGILRVDRLAEGIIAAVKTLGLKLPVVLRAEGTNVEQGKKMLAESGLALVMANDMGEGAKKVVELARSSRP
- a CDS encoding succinate dehydrogenase/fumarate reductase iron-sulfur subunit, whose protein sequence is MAKTFTMRVFRGDAAGGDFKEYTVEGGEGMVVLDVVHRIQATHAPDLACRWNCKAGKCGSCSAEINGKPRLMCMTRMDIFEENEVVSVAPMRTFPIIRDLVTDVSYNYEKAKQVPPLRLKPADPDGRYRMMQEDVERGQEFHKCIECFLCQNVCHVIRDHEGLKKSFSGPRFFIKIAGLEMHPMDTRDRTDFVREQAGVGFCNITKCCTEVCPEHIHITDNGIIPMKERMADNFDPVVWVLRKIRGSKKAAP
- a CDS encoding aconitate hydratase, with the translated sequence MAVDQIKRLYESMPGKLEEARRRFGRPLTLAEKILVAHADDFARQEWSRGRAQLRLRVDRVALQDATGQMALLQFMQAGKKQVAVPSTVHCDHLIRAESGAAADMQRAIDENREVYDFLHSTSRKYGIGFWKPGAGIIHQVVLENYAFPGGLMIGADSHTPNAGGLGMAAIGVGGADCGEAMAGLAWEVLDPKLIGVHLTGKLSGWSSPKDVITYLCGLLTVKGGTNKIIEYFGPGAESISATGKGTICNMGAELGATTSLFHFDDRMAAYLRATDRADIARLAEQHRQHLVADPEAIRDPRKFYDEVVEIDLSELEPHIVGPHSPDRARPVSKLAAEVKKEGWPATIKQALIGSCTNSSYEDMRRAAHIAMQALKAGIKAKTPFLVTPGSERIYQTIKRDGIMETFQRIGGTVLANACGPCIGQWKRSDVGKEETNTIVSSFNRNFPGRNDGSASTLSFLTSPEIVTALAFGGTLEFDPVHGTIPGPDGKPFRFTAPEGEELPAQGFVKGEEGFEAPATDGDKIQVAISPTSERLQLLQPFPRWDRRDFGELPILVKTKGKTTTDHISPAGAWLRFRGHLDRISDNMFLGAVNAFTGEAGKGANPVTGQVATFTANARDLKARGVSWVVIGDENYGEGSSREHAAMSPRYLGCKVVIVRSFARIHETNLKKQGILPLTFAKAGDYDLFEQADRVSVRGLATLTPGTPVEVVIHKPDGKTVSIQCLHTMTDEQIGWFKAGSALNALT
- the icd gene encoding NADP-dependent isocitrate dehydrogenase, which gives rise to MAAARVKIPAGEKITIGHGKLQVPDHPIVAFIEGDGTGPDIWAASVRVLDAAVAQAYKGKRKIAWAEVYAGEKAATVYGTDCPPNLLPPETLDVIRQYLVAIKGPLTTPVGEGFRSLNVTLRQELDLYVCLRPVRWFKGVPSPVKHPEKIDMVIFRENTEDIYAGIEWEQGTPEAKKVIDFLQKEMGVKKIRFPNTSSIGVKPVSKEGSERLIRAAMRYAVENGRRNVTLVHKGNIQKYTEGMFMKWGYALAKREFSDRLVGWDDCGGKPPAGKMLVKDAITDAFLQQILTRPDEFDVIPCCNLTGDLISDALAAQVGGIGIAPGANINYDTGHALFEATHGTAPKYAGQDKVNPGSVILSGEMMLRYMGWTEAADRVVAGLEKTIGQKVVTYDFARLMDGAKEVKCSEFGTAIVRNMESM
- the mdh gene encoding malate dehydrogenase: MAARPKISVIGAGNVGASVAQYAVERELGDVVLVDVVEGIPQGKALDLAQAGPVHGYDSSLVGSNGYDETADSDIVVITAGLARKPGMTRDDLLFKNAEIVGSVVEQVVKRSKQAILILVTNPLDAMVQLAWKKSGFPAERVIGMAGVLDSARFRTFIARELDVSVENVTAFVLGGHGDSMVPLPRYSTVAGIPITDLLPADRIQALVTRTANGGAEIVAFLKSGSAYYAPAASAVEMVEAILKDKKKILPCAAYLDGQYGTRGLYVGVPVKLGRKGVEQIIEIKLQKDEQAAFDKSAAAVRELVEKLKL
- a CDS encoding fumarate reductase/succinate dehydrogenase flavoprotein subunit, with the translated sequence MATVEYETHEHDVLVIGAGGAGLRAAIEAAAQGVSVGLVCKSLLGKAHTVMAEGGIAAAMGNVWPEDNWQVHFRDTMRGGKMLNNWRMAQLHAQESPERVLELERYGALFDRTKDGLISQRDFGGHRYARLAHVGDRTGLEMIRTLQYHAIHQAIEVYMECKIERLLKDGDRVCGAFGYWRNTGKFVLFKAKAIVLATGGIGKAWKYTSNSWEYSGDGHSLAFWAGADLIDMEFVQFHPTGMVWPPSVRGILVTEGVRGDGGTLKNTAGERFMFNYIPEFFKAETADSQEEADRWYQDKKNNRRTPDLLPRDEVARAINSEVKAGRGTVHGGVFLDICTRRDADYIRKRLPSMYHQFKELAGVDITKEPMEVGPTMHYVMGGVRVDADSTAATVPGLFAAGEVAGGLHGSNRLGGNSLGDLLVFGRRAGLHAALYCKNLGGRLTVDGGQVESIARTLLEPFTRSGSENPYTIQADLQDTMHNLVGIIRVEAELQQALEKLAVLKQRAARVHVDGGRVYNPGWHVALDLASLLTVSECCALAALERKESRGGHTREDHPYTDDTWGAVNLVSRQQGDRIDLRREPLPQMPPELKALVQERQ